A window of Rhipicephalus microplus isolate Deutch F79 chromosome X, USDA_Rmic, whole genome shotgun sequence genomic DNA:
gattgattgattgattgattgattgattgattgattgattgatttgtgaggtttaacgtcccaaaaccaccatatcgttatgagagacgccgtagtggagggctccggaaatttcgaccacctggggttctttaacgtgcacccaaatttgagcacacgggcctacagcatttccgcctccatcggaaatgcagccgccacagccggcatttgatcccgcgacctgcgggtcagcagccgagtaccttagccactagattcaTCACGCTAACACACCGTTCTTGCACTAACATTGGGAGAAATAGTGGTTTTACAATTTCGGAAAAATTGCTCCCAGCGTGCCGGTAATAGCATGCCGAACTTCCTGGAGCTTCCAATACCTCCTCACCCACTCTCCTTGCTTTTCTAGCTCAAAGATGTCGCATGTTCACGAGAGTCATGcgggaaaaaacaaaacaaaacaaaagccccATCCCTCCTCTCTAAAATTAATTACGTTGACGACCGTTCGTGTGGCGCGTCGATTTTTCTCGCCAAGTTACACAACGGTCTAAATGGAAATGGGCATTACGTATTCTGTTTCCATTTGGCGGGAATAAGGGGGCACGTTATATTAGTTATACGCCGGCAAAATTCAAATTACATAGACTGATTAAAGCCTGCGTACTTACGTATTCCCGCGCTGTATAAAGTATACATAGATTATTCAGCTTTAAGAGCGGCGCAGCATTTCGTAAGTGGGGAGCATAATTCCACACACGATCGAGATtaaatttaaaaacaaaaatgacTGGCCAACTACAGCATAAATAAGTGCACGAAGCTAAAGGTATCTGCACTTCGTACCATTTTCCCaaccataataataataataataataataataataataataataataaagggcACGAAAGCGTGACGCTGCCTCTTTCAGGCACTTTTCGAAAAGTATTCAATtgttggcgtttaacgtcccaaaaccgccatatgattatgagagccgctgTAGAGAAGTGCTGCGGaaattcaaccacctggggttctctcacgtgcacccaaatctgagacgatagttatagcgcgagaacgaaacgacgacacagagacaagaaggacacgaaagacacgagcgtctctcgtgtccttcttgtgtctgtgtcgtcgttttgctctcgcgccataactatcgtcacgccataccaactagcccaagctgccacacttccaaatctaagcacacgagcctcaagcatttttcggctccgtcaaaaatgcagccgcccgaCCACCACGGGGGTTATGGTGCTCCACAACGGTGTCAAAATAACACGTTACAAGACATTTACATTTTGTAGAAATATGGTccaccttaaagggacactaaaagcgAGACATTGAGTTAGTTTAACGCATAAATTATACTCTAGAAACTATACCGTCATTAATGTAATCACCGCAGGTTTGTTAACGCTAAAGAAACTCGAGGTTAAAGTACCtattttttaatttcgcgccGTAATCCCCGCAGGAGTTGCCAGGAATTtcaatgtttcttttcttttttttcccccccTCGCATGCTGCTAATATTGGTTCTACGAaatttgatgatatgtggggttcaacgtcccaaaaccaccacatgattatgagagacgccgtagtggagggctccaaaaattttgaccacctggggctctttttaacgtgcacctaaatctgagcacacgggcttacaacaatttcgcctccatcgggaatgcagccgccgcaaccgggattcgatcccacgacctgcgggtccgcagccgagtaccttagccactagaccaccacggcggggctccccGAAATTTTTGGAAACTTGATATGCTAAGTATCCGGCCGTCTGGAAGGACAATGTACTTCCTTTTTACCGACAAGGAGGGACGTACGCCCTATTACACGcgtagagtttcctacaatactcactagagggaactctggcgctagcgtctatgggagctgcaacgcacggcgcttcagcgagcatgggaatgatgggtagtacacacatttgtctcattttcgtacttctggtggctccgtgtgcgttcgtgtggcttggagctgttttcttacgaaacaagtattagcgtACTTACGAAACAAGtacttacgaaacaagtattttttttttagagttACTTTCCAAATCAGCTCACGAAGATCAAAAGGGTTCAATctctctttcaaaacaaaaccgaaacacagcaataaacgaagccgcaagtacgattcgccgcccgcaagtacgaagactaggcaaatgtgtgtgctgcccatcattcccatggtcaccgaacgatcgcagcgccagagtggcctctagttaattttaggaaactctacgatTACACGGCATCGAAATTCACGACGGCTAGGCGATTGGTgcgggaatttcaaggtggcgtcTTCAGCCGAATTTTCCTTCTGCACGTCTCCTCGCTTACAAAGCGTTCTCGGGGCTTTAGGTATagcgaaataataataataataataataataataataataataataataataataataataataataatagactaATGCGAGAAATATTAGTTCTCCTCTCTAGTGTCCCTGCAAGCACAATGCGTCGCGAAATCCTAACATTTTTTATTTAACAGGCAGGATTACAAATGCCGATTAAAAACCTCGGTTTCTTTGTGTTATCATGCATTAGAGATTAGTCTGGAGTCCTAGTTGAACTGAACGAAGCATCTCGCTCTTGTCTGGGGAATGTAGGGACCATATTGTGCGTGACGTGCAGGCAGAGATGAAAATGGATGGGGTAACTACGGTATCAGCTATAAATTACCAAAGTCAGCGATCCGGACCGTTATAATAGGTCTGCTTTGAAAACAACGCATAATGTATGCCGCGGCCTTGAGAGAACTCCAAACGCAACAGAGAATAaatttagtaaaaaaaaatgcagaaacggGGAGTGCGAAACACAATGGTCAGCGTTACGGCGGGAAGTAAAAGTTGAGAATTAGTTCcgttgtaaaaaaaaatcaccaacTAGTGCTTAAAAGCATTACATGAATGTTTTGAAGTATATGCGACTTGGGCAACCATTTCTTATTGCAACGACTCACAACAAATGGTCCGCTAGAAATTATGGCAATTATGCAAGGTCACTCAAgccaacagcttttttttttttttagtaaccaCTTATGCGCGAAGAAAATTAGTCTTCGACCTGATGTGCCATGactggactgaaaaaaaaaaaaagaaaacactgctgCTAAAATGGCACAATAACGAGAGACATTCGAAAATACATATAGTAGCTGCCTAACTGTGCTATGAAAGTtgagaaaacattgcaaaaagtAGCTTTAACGTCGCAGTGCGACAAAAGAGGGCACTGCTGAGTGGACTACTTACTTTAGAGTCACTGAAAAATATCTCTAGACTAGTCCGACCGCGCATGCTCGCACATAAGCTCACCGACTTGACTACGGTTGGCTGGAAGCCCAACTAAATGTGGAGGATTTACAGTATCCAACTACGCGCACAGCTGTAGGGAAAACTACGCTAAGGGCGCGGCCGCTGCGAAACATAGTGTTTACGTTCTTGCATTCCAGAACAGTCGAGGGAGGGGGGGTGGAGAAAAACAGTCACGCCAGCTACAGTTGCGCAGAACCTACGCTTGAATATGGGCAGCTGGATGCGAATTACGTAATAGCGCGCATTGTTCTTTCAGTAACGAGAACACAGAGCGCGCATAAATATATTTTTCCCTGGGTGCGGTTATATCACTGCTTTCCCACAATAAGCTGACGCACGGGTCACGCATCGGAAACGCTTGCTTTTAGCGTTTCTGCGTTCAGTTTACGCTAAACAGAATCACATTTCATGGACAGTCCGCGCTCGTCGTTCATTTCAGAGCGCTTCCCTAGCTGCCTATAACGTTCGCAAGTGTTCCGTCGCGTGATTACCACTAGAGTAAACATCAAAGGCGAGCGTGGTGGAAGAATGCCACGGTCGCGAGCCACCACACAGATCTCGGACATGCAAGGCCAGTACTTACCAAGTCCTCCACGTCGACTGCTTTAAAACTCGCAGAACCGACGCGACGGAGCAGAGCGACGACCAGATAAATCTGCCAAGCGCACGACAAATCTGACACGGCCGAACGCGGCCCCGCCTCCTTCGAGTAATCAGAGGCGCGGTTACACTGAAGCGTGTGTTCGGTGTCGCGTCCGAAACCGCAGACGATATTACAGAATCGACGCGGACGATAACGTGCGGTTAATGACCGAAAACATCGAAGCCCACATTTccgaggaaaaagaaaagaggggGGCGAATGTAATTATTTGTTTACATAGATGGGTTGGATGGTTTCAGATATTCCGGAGCAAGACATCCACTTCGGAAGGCAACCGTGTAGGCAGCTCCAGGCAATAAACAATATCTAGAGAAACTCCTTCTCCTAGACACACGCTATGAAATCGAGTCATCACCTTCTATCTGCTTGCGACATTCACAACACGCTAAAACCCATCTCACATCGATGTACTGCATTCGGCGAGAGATTCTATTAAATCAGGGGTCACCATGTACAGTCTCTTTGcgcctgttaaaaaaaaaaaaaacacggctcaAGACGCGATCCATCTTCGGCTTGTTCGCACAACTATTAGTCAACTTCATCGATTGAATTTCTAATTAGCGATTCATGACTAAACGAAAACGAGACCCAGCACATCATCATTTGAAACTAATCACAACTAGAGATACCGAATTTCGGGTGCAATCTGCAGCGGTTACAGCGGCAATTGAGCCGTTTATCGAGAATCACAAAGCTGTCGTCAACTTCGCGCATGTTTAGGAGTTGCCGAAAAATGAAGGCCGCCCACCAGGCACGATGCGGCGACTGGTAGCGGTACGTACCAATGCGCACCGGTAGCAGCGAAGTCTCCTGGGTGACTACCCGCGCCGAAAGCTCCCACACGTACTCGGAGCTGTTTACGCAACCGCGAAGCCACTAGCATCTCATACAATCGATCTTTGACCTCCCTTGAAGGCCAGACGAGATTCATGCAATCACGTTGCGAGTACAACAACACGACGAGCAAGATAGAAGAGAAAGCTTACCATTAATTTGTGCGATTCGGGTGCTTGCTGCAGACCCCGAGGCGGTCCCTGCACCGTTCACAGCTGGTGCAGCGATTTAAGCAGCTGTGCAACATGTGCACAGGCCCCGAAAATGTTTGTGCTAGTAGAAGAATAAAATTAAATGGTAAAACATTTTTACAAGGtcaataaggaaaaaaaatgcactCAAGGTGCCAAGATTCCCGTGCAGTTGGCCAGCGGCGCGAAATTTGCGCGCTTGCAATCCAATACCGTCCAAGAAGCCGCACGCCGCTTGCAGGTATAATTAGCTGCAAAATAAATAGCGCTAAATAACAATTTAAGAAGCATAAAACTAACTAAACATGCATAAAACTTacctttttattgttttaaatgAGTTagattataaatatatatatatgtttttaaaAATAGTTTTGTTGTGTCAGGCCGCTGCAATCGACATCGACAAGCCAGCTGGTCAGGACTGTAATCTTGCTGTAAGTGTTCTGTTGTAGCGTCCTCTGCTGCAACTATCGTGGAGTCGAGTGTTTTGTGTCGTGATGTCTTTGCAGGTGTACTCCTGGAGCTTTTAAAAGAATGGCTACGCAGTGTGTATAGTGCGGTTGCGGTCATCAGCGCAGGCACCGAGTAGCGATCACTGCGTTGAACACCACCACTCTACTGAGTCACGATGGAGTCTTGTTTAGCTGTTGAGCGTGAGATTGACAAAGTGCTTAGTAAATTTGGCACTCTGAACGAACACACGCAAACCACGCTGAGTGACTTGATAGCCCAGGGACAAGAAATGTACCGAGAGCTCGGCGAAGGTAACTACCTCTTGGCTGTCGCTTTGAAACTGCTAACATTTCTGTTTTGCGCAGTACCTGCCGACGCTGACGTGACGACTTCGCATGGCATAGCCCTCACGCAGTGCGCTCAGAAAATGAAGGACCTGAGCAGTTCGCTTGCGACAGAGCACCGAGATTTGCACGGAACCGTGTCTAAAGTTGGCAAAGCCATAGACAAGGTGAGTCGGTTGAGATTTGCCACGGCTTTACCGTATGGGGGTGCACGTTACATTTCCAGAACTTCGTGCCCGACTTCTGGGCCACAAGCAACGAGGATGTGTTCGATCGGAGTGACAAGAAGAAGGCGCTCAACCAGGTGATCGTGGAGCACCTGCTGCGCCAGGGCATGCTGGACATCGCCGAAGAACTGTCGCGCGAGGCACGTCTAGAGTCCGCCCAGAAGGAGCCATTCGCCGAACTCAACAACGTCCTCGACGCGCTGAAGCGACGCGATCTGGGACCCGCGCTCGACTGGGTGGAGCAGCACGAACTTCAGGGCACGGCCCTGCACTTCCAGCTACACCGGCTTCACCTTGTGGGGCTGCTGCAGCGCGCAGCGGCGGCCGAGGCAATCGTGTACGCCCGCGCCCATCTCGCGCCGTTAGCACGGCAGCACGAGCGCGATTTGCAAGTGCTGATGGGTAGCTTAGCGTTCCTGCGGGTGCCCGGCGGCCTATCGCGGTCGCCGTACGCCTTTCTGCTCGAGCCGACGCTCTGGAGCGACACGTGCGAAGCGTTCACGCGCGATGCGTGCGCGCTTCTTGGCCTGTCGGTGCGCAGCCCGTTGGCGGTATGCGTCGAGGCAGGCAGCTTGGCCCTGCCTGCGCTGCTCAACATCAAGCAAGTGATGATGCAGCGCCAGGTGGCCGGCGTGTGGAGCTCGCGCGACGAGCTCCCCATCGAGATCCGATTGAGCCGTCAGTTCCACTCGGTGTTCGCCTGCCCCATACTGCGCCAGCAGAGCAGCGATACCAACCCGCCCATGAGGCTCGTCTGCGGACACGTCATTTCGCGCGACGCCCTTCACAAGCTGGCCAGTGGCAGCAAGCTCAAGTGTCCCTACTGCCCGGTGGAGCAGAACCCTTCCGATGCCCGGCTTATTCATTTCTGAGTGTACAGTAAACTGTGAAATCGACCAACTCCTCGCGATACTGATGATTGATGCATGGCTGCCCGATAAATATTCTGGCGTGATGAACTGTAATATGTGAGATGGCATGAAAGTTATAAATCGTGCAAAGCCGCAGTGTTGGTATGTTTGACTTGACTGAACAAGTCCTTGATCAAAGACTTATTTGCACTCTGATGCAGACCTCTTTCTGCTCGCATTCACATTGAGAATTATTATGTTTTGCAAACAAACATTAAAAATTTGGCAGTGCATTTTTTCTGAATTTCATTCGTTTATGGTGGAAAATGTGCAGTGCACCATATTTTTTCATGTCAGGCCGCATATGGTGCTCTGCTAGAAGATAAATTTGGTGTTCGTGCGTTCATTACCTTTTGTTTCATTAGTTTTGTCCAATACTTTGTGGTATTTCTGTTTTATTAAATATAGTGTCTTTATGCCTAGGTTTTCGAGTCTCTTGAAGCTACAATTAGCCTTGTCAGTTTTACAAATCTGGTAGCAGAGTTTTGGTAAATTTCATTCAGTCGGGTCAGGttgttgacagaaaaaaaaaaattgataaagCACCTGTACGTATACATGCAGAATACGTGTACAAGGTTGAAATTAGTTTCTTGCTACATCGCTGACTTGGAGTGCCAAGCATTAAGCCGAATTCCCTGCAGGTGATAAGTGGTGGTTCTGTCCGCAAGGATACAAACCATATTATTGTTAGCTTTGCCGCTGCAACACCTCATTGCTTTTACATGCTTGGAGAATGTAAGTGCGAAAGCACTATCCAAAACTGCAGGCTCCATTCTCGGATTTCCATGGAAAAAATGTGTGCCACATTTTTTCCATGGAAAAAATGTGTGCCACATAGAGGCATGAAAACAGTGGCCACTCTTAAATACTAAAGGGCTTGTGTAGAGAACATGGAAGCAAAGCATCTTTAGCATGCAATGCAAAAGCAAACATCACATTGAGCAGCAGGTATCCAAAGTACAATCAAACTTGTAGAATGAAGTTTGGAGGTTGCTGCTCACTGCCAATGGGTAGACAGCTGTTCAGCATGTACAGGGCTCACAAATAGAGATGTGATCTCAAAACTTTTTAACATAACTGGTATGTTCAACTGCTCAAGATTAGTGCATTATAGGTGGGGAGTTTAACCAGTTTAGGACAACTGCTTTGCTACCCTAAGTATGGGCACAAGATGGGAGATATTGAAAGATGTAATGAAAAAAGTGATGTAGTAATCTCTGATGCTAGTGTTCAACTTGAAATTGCAACACTGACATGAACTGAACACAATGGAGATGAAAGTATGTGAAATGTAtaagcttgtgcgaatagtaaattttaggtgcGGAGCGAATGGTGGTTCAGTTAGAATAATTTCAGATCAACTTTGAAGAGTATATATCCTATAATAAAAATGAGCTTATTTGTCATGACGAACTAACCTGTGcaatatcatttttttgttaattGAAACGAGTGTACAAGTGTCATTCtttttggttaaaaaaaaaactggaagcaTTTTTGAATAGTGCCATgatttgactttcggtagaatgttagtgataacctgtaaaatatgctGCATTTTTGCTATACTTCGAGCataaaaccaccaggcctgcacggaacgtgcagcacagtcgcagcgaaagctggaagagcggcctttcaaagccttttttttaaacactcagAGTAACGGCTACGaccacacttgcagggtacccactataccataaatcataatttttgtgtagtaggcaggcattcgctATGCCATGCTTTAGAGAAGCATGGTAcgtgctacacacttgcaagaaatttcgttGCAGTTTTTCGATGCTGAGGCGGATGACGAAGAATTGTGCCTGAAGCTTTAGTAATGGGGTTGGAGAATTCGATGACCCCAGCCACTTGTTATGGAAGGCGCATTGTCCGATGCCTGGATGTTCCtagttgtaaaacgctttattacttataTTAACGCGGATcctttgccgacatcaagcctgcctagggtcagtttgggacggagtttcaagcacaagcttggctcagtggtagaacactggtcTGGCACGCAAAAGACCCGAGTTCGAATTATGTCATGTTCTTGGTATTTTTATGTATTACGTTTTTCTTCCTTATTTCATGTGATAGTGATAATGGACATCGGCGGCGGACACGACCcctgttgtgatctcgtaacagctttcactgtaaaagctTTTGAATTTGAAGGAATAATTGATGTGAGGGTAGTATATTCGTTGAACCTTGAAGTAGGGCTTTGCAGCTGTGCAGAGTTTCCTTGTAAAAGTGTATTAATGGtacaggatgatgatgatgatatgtagtgtttaacgtcccaaaaccaccatatgattacgagatacaccgtagtggagggctccgcaaatttcgaccacctggggttctttaacgtgcacccaaatccgagcacacgggcctacaacatttccgcctccatcggaaatgcagccgccgcagccgggattcgatcccacgacctgcgggtcagcagccgagtaccttagccactagaccaccacggcggggcaatggtGCAGGAtccctccactgcagtgaaactagCTTCAAAGAGGGAGAGGGGCTACACGCAGATTTACGTACACCTATTCATTCAtttcaaatacttcaaaatttccaATAATTTAAGTTTGAATTGAAGCCAATTCAAATATCTTTTTCTAATATTCGAAGtgctcgaatatttgcacaacccTAGAAGTATATAACCCTAAATTATTGCATTCTAATTCGTGATCACTGTACAATCTGAGGCACTTGCTACTTAAATGGCCTCTTTTTGTACTTTCTAATGCTTAATGTAAACAAATACGGCCATATTAAACTTAGAGGGGTTCTGAGCTAAAAAACTTTTTCCTGTTGTAAGTTAATTACCCATTCACAATATCAAAAACACCGCTCTTCATGAAAGACAGCAGTTGGTAAACCAGaacatacaaaaagaaaacatgtgTGACACCACCACCTCCAGGTACCAGCACCAATCATTCGTAATGTGCCAGATTTTGACGGCATCTGCTACAGCTACATAGTCCACAACTGGCAAGAGTAAAAGACAGGCCTCACAGTTTGAAACGTGAAAACTTAGAGCAAAGTAGTGCGAGTACTTTGGTTAGCACCAGCTTGTGTGTACCATCAGTGTAATATTGCCTCGCATGGACACTTGCATTGGCCTTCGTTTTGTAGTGATTGCTCACAATGTCAGcaggacaatatatatatatacttttggCTAGCAAATCAATGAAGCAATGACGAAAAGGTTTTCACAGCATTCAATGACAGGTTTTCGAAGTGAGAAATCACCAATGCACCACCCATGGCTTTAGCGCTGTTGCTTAAAAAAAGTTTCCTCAATCTGTAGCCTAGACCAATGGAATTTTTGCTGTGTAAGTTGCATAGTTTTCATTTTGTACCATGACAATGTATAACATGTAGTTCTTCTTGGACAATTTTTTTCTGACATAAAACTGTTATCGTTCTGGGCCATGAACTCATATTGCTCCACATTAACTTCGAATACAAATAACTAACAAGAAAGTGCATGTAAGACATTTTAATGGACAAGAAAAATTATAATGTGAGAAGTATCAGTATGCTCAGCCCATACGAATTACTTTAGGTTTGTGATAATTATGTAGGTGATGTCAAGTTTTTAAAGAAGATACTTACACTCTTCATATGTTAAGCAATATGTGGGCCATATTTCATCCTGGTCTAGCTATCGGAAGGACCAAAAACATAATGCCAaaactcaagaagttgcccaaAAATGGATCTTGAAAAAACTCATTTTAAAGGTATAAGTGAAAGCTCATCTATGTAGCAAAGATATATATTTATTAATGATTTTTTTCCATCATGGTAGCTTGGGAATTATGGtcattttgagcatgtggcttagGTGAACTGCTCatgcgaaatgcaatggcaagcagccagttTTAATAGCTACCTAGTgctttttaaaagaaatttttaccaaataaaaattatatatatgtaacttaaaaaaaaacgtgttttgaCTTTCATCTCTCCTTAAATTGTTCTAAATTAGGTGAAGAGCAGCACTTCTAAACCAAGAGGCAGAGCCACGTTTTTAGTGCACTTTCGTGCCAAGCGTAATTTGCAAGGGGCAGACGATGCGTTGCAGGCTCGACCTCTCATGTTATCTGGAAAGGGGAAAGAGTTGTACTTTTTTTTATTGGCACTTGCCAATCAACAATGCCTGGCTGTTTTGCTGACCAATAGAGGTCACCGAAAGCAGGCATGCTTGCTCTCGCTCCAACATGAAGGAGCTGTAAGCAGCTGCTGCTACCGCAGGCCACATGCTCACGTGTTTCctttcacaggaaaaaaaaaacactgtacaTTGTTCTTCAAAGAAAACAAGTTTCAGAAAAATTTATTGTGCAAATGTGGCTAAATACTTGTTTTAAAAATTGCTGACAATTACGATACTCCGTAACGCGAAATGTGAGCACATCTGTATGAATGTTTTCCATTTCGCCAGGCAACATAAATCCCAGCAGCATTAATTGTGCGCGTTTCACCACAAGTAACATACTTTTCATACTAGTGAGCATAATAAGTTGTCATTCAATGCTGCTTTATCCTTTGGAACATTATAAAGAAGCAAAAGGTGAAGATGACGTGTATATGTACATTAGCACCAGTAGTATGTCTTTTCATTGAAAGGTTTCAATGCACATGCGCTTTCGTCGAGAAAAAGTTATATCAAGATGCACAGAGAACACAGCTATGTCGTAAGAAGACAACGCCATGACACAAGGCTGCATTTTCAACTCTCGTTGGTAGGGGCACACACTATATGGCActcttcaatgtttttttttatcttttgatATGCTCATTAACTCTGTTACAATGAGCAATAAGGTATGCCAAAGCTCAATGCAGTAATGGGCACCTAAGAGATGCACTTTGAAAGCCCTT
This region includes:
- the Sou gene encoding required for meiotic nuclear division 5 protein souji isoform X2, giving the protein MESCLAVEREIDKVLSKFGTLNEHTQTTLSDLIAQGQEMYRELGEVPADADVTTSHGIALTQCAQKMKDLSSSLATEHRDLHGTVSKVGKAIDKNFVPDFWATSNEDVFDRSDKKKALNQVIVEHLLRQGMLDIAEELSREARLESAQKEPFAELNNVLDALKRRDLGPALDWVEQHELQGTALHFQLHRLHLVGLLQRAAAAEAIVYARAHLAPLARQHERDLQVLMGSLAFLRVPGGLSRSPYAFLLEPTLWSDTCEAFTRDACALLGLSVRSPLAVCVEAGSLALPALLNIKQVMMQRQVAGVWSSRDELPIEIRLSRQFHSVFACPILRQQSSDTNPPMRLVCGHVISRDALHKLASGSKLKCPYCPVEQNPSDARLIHF
- the Sou gene encoding required for meiotic nuclear division 5 protein souji isoform X1, coding for MESCLAVEREIDKVLSKFGTLNEHTQTTLSDLIAQGQEMYRELGEGNYLLAVALKLLTFLFCAVPADADVTTSHGIALTQCAQKMKDLSSSLATEHRDLHGTVSKVGKAIDKNFVPDFWATSNEDVFDRSDKKKALNQVIVEHLLRQGMLDIAEELSREARLESAQKEPFAELNNVLDALKRRDLGPALDWVEQHELQGTALHFQLHRLHLVGLLQRAAAAEAIVYARAHLAPLARQHERDLQVLMGSLAFLRVPGGLSRSPYAFLLEPTLWSDTCEAFTRDACALLGLSVRSPLAVCVEAGSLALPALLNIKQVMMQRQVAGVWSSRDELPIEIRLSRQFHSVFACPILRQQSSDTNPPMRLVCGHVISRDALHKLASGSKLKCPYCPVEQNPSDARLIHF